In Ostrea edulis chromosome 6, xbOstEdul1.1, whole genome shotgun sequence, a single window of DNA contains:
- the LOC125647955 gene encoding uncharacterized protein LOC125647955 translates to MEFFKNPFFLFLCLECAALLILIICVLLQIVSGTTYSDEDVAFITVVLVVGLLIVICTICVKPAIRNDINLQEQRLVEETAITRKLKPVHGLLESDCSICLMTKQCATLVQLSCSHVYHEHCVRHWFAVSGDFRCPECREACLDRPVLARILQTLSPLWKSKERKNVFPSMEIVQI, encoded by the exons ATGGAGTTCTTTAAGAATCCTTTCTTTCTGTTCCTATGTTTGGAGTGTGCGGCTTTGCTAATATTAATTATTTGTGTTCTACTACAAAT AGTCAGTGGTACCACATACAGTGATGAAGATGTGGCATTTATTACCGTTGTTTTGGTCGTCGGTCTCCTCATTGTAATTTGTACTATCTGTGTCAAGCCAGCCATACGGAATGAC ATCAATCTGCAAGAACAAAGGCTGGTAGAAGAAACGGCGATAACCAGAAAACTTAAACCCGTGCATGGATTATTAG AATCTGACTGTTCAATTTGTCTGATGACGAAGCAGTGCGCAACCCTGGTACAACTCAGCTGTTCACACG TTTACCACGAGCATTGTGTAAGGCATTGGTTCGCCGTATCTGGGGATTTTCGCTGTCCCGAGTGTCGTGAAGCATGTCTAGATCGTCCTGTGCTGGCGAGGATATTGCAGACTCTCAGTCCTCTGTGGAAATCCAAAGAAAGAAAGAACGTGTTTCCTTCAATGGAGATTGTTCAGATTTAG
- the LOC130047413 gene encoding putative nuclease HARBI1, with translation MAARLLFDVNLGRRHKKTRVYRHFNHDFNDSEYKERYRFSKESVNFITDLLEPELCRPTLRSYSLSALSQVEMALRYYATGDNMKTIGDTLGFHKSSVSRSIQDVSQALTDLASRFIKWPSTEGEKSNIKKGFYAIAKFPGVIGAIDGTHVRIMGPSEHEPVYVNRKGFHSINTQAICNHEGRFINIVAKWPGSNHDSFIFRESNIGTYFEAHHKGIDVDGLLIGDSGYACSKYLVTPFLRPTTESQMKYNDAHTHTRAVIERSFGWLKRRFMVLHGEIRCKPDRAAKIIVACAVLHNIALERKDCMDDLECEHSDEPHVSDNIVVEPRNNNVRQFIVQNYF, from the exons ATGGCTGCCCGCTTGCTGTTTGATGTTAACCTTGGCAGACGACACAAGAAAACAAGAGTTTACAGACATTTTAATCACGATTTCAATGACAGTGAATACAAAGAAAGGTATAGGTTTAGTAAAGAGTCAGTTAATTTCATCACTGATCTACTAGAACCCGAGTTGTGCCGTCCAACATTGCGCTCATATTCCTTGTCAGCTCTCAGTCAGGTCGAGATGGCTCTACGATATTACGCTACAGGTGATAACATGAAAACTATAGGCGATACACTGGGTTTCCACAAGTCAAGTGTTTCTCGAAGTATCCAGGATGTATCCCAAGCCCTGACCGATTTGGCCTCACGTTTTATAAAGTGGCCATCCACAGAAGGAGAGAAGTCCAACATCAAGAAGGGCTTTTATGCCATTGCCAAATTTCCTGGTGTGATTGGTGCTATCGATGGTACCCACGTCCGCATCATGGGCCCCAGTGAGCATGAGCCCGTGTATGTGAACCGGAAAGGCTTCCATTCAATAAACACACAGGCCATATGTAATCATGAAG GCCGATTTATCAACATTGTTGCCAAGTGGCCAGGGTCCAACCatgattcttttatttttcgAGAATCAAATATTGGAACATATTTCGAAGCGCATCATAAAGGGATTGATGTGGATGGACTACTGATTGGTGACAGTGGATATGCATGCAGCAAATATCTGGTGACTCCCTTTCTACGACCCACGACTGA GTCTCAGATGAAATACAATGATGCACATACACACACAAGGGCAGTGATTGAGCGAAGTTTCGGGTGGCTGAAGCGACGATTTATGGTCCTTCATGGAGAAATTAGG TGTAAACCGGATCGTGCTGCAAAAATAATTGTAGCTTGTGCTGTGCTGCACAACATTGCTTTAGAGAGGAAAGATTGTATGGATGATTTGGAGTGTGAACATTCAGATGAGCCACATGTTTCAGATAATATTGTAGTGGAACCAAGAAACAACAATGTCAGACAGTTCAttgttcaaaattatttttaa
- the LOC125656078 gene encoding uncharacterized protein LOC125656078 isoform X1 translates to MATNTNKKRSENFSPEETLFLVELVEEHLSLLKSKQTNQVTNAKKAAVWRHITDAVNSRGSGVVRSIDQVKEKYRKACSKAKVEKHLQKTHRVKTGGGPPPQPIDPVSQKILDIHHDSPNFIGIGGGVEVGGLIIQEVPAIPTCMLEKAESSGFQTINEETVTFEGQGSTETILQLPENLEGTSVTYDVTLSSSGTLISSKNNETGKTKKRKIGQESLQDLQKSVLREDRERILLMKELIILQKEKVALEIKKLQMELPSKPTENEM, encoded by the exons atgGCTACCAACACAAACAAAAAACGAAGTGAGAATTTCTCACCAGAGGAGACACTATTTCTAGTGGAACTAGTTGAAGAACATTTAAGTTTGCTCAAGTCTAAACAGACAAACCAAGTTACTAATGCTAAAAAAGCTGCTGTGTGGCGACATATTACGGACGCTGTCAATTCCAGAGGGTCGGGGGTAGTGCGTTCGATAGACCAGGTAAAGGAAAAATATAGAAAGGCCTGCTCGAAGGCAAAAGTGGAGAAACACCTCCAGAAGACTCACCGTGTCAAAACCGGAGGCGGTCCGCCTCCTCAGCCAATTGATCCGGTGTCGCAAAAAATATTAGATATCCACCACGATTCCCCCAACTTTATTGGGATCGGGGGAGGAGTTGAGGTCGGAGGCCTCATAATCCAAG AAGTACCAgctatacctacatgtatgttagagAAAGCTGAGAGTTCAG GTTTTCAAACCATCAATGAAGAGACAGTCACCTTTGAAG GCCAAGGTAGTACAGAGACAATTCTTCAACTCCCAGAAAATTTGGAAG gGACATCTGTAACATATGATGTTACATTATCAAGTTCTGGGACCTTGATCAGCTCAAAGAATAATGAAACAG gTAAAACAAAGAAGAGGAAAATTGGTCAGGAAAGTCTGCAAGATCTTCAGAAAAGTGTATTGAGAGAGGATAGGGAGAGGATCTTGCTAATGAAAGAACTTATTATATTGCAGAAAGAAAAAGTTgcattagaaattaaaaaactgCAGATGGAATTACCATCTAAGCCAACAGAAAATGAGATGTAG
- the LOC125656078 gene encoding uncharacterized protein LOC125656078 isoform X2, translating to MATNTNKKRSENFSPEETLFLVELVEEHLSLLKSKQTNQVTNAKKAAVWRHITDAVNSRGSGVVRSIDQVKEKYRKACSKAKVEKHLQKTHRVKTGGGPPPQPIDPVSQKILDIHHDSPNFIGIGGGVEVGGLIIQEVPAIPTCMLEKAESSGFQTINEETVTFEGQGSTETILQLPENLEGKTKKRKIGQESLQDLQKSVLREDRERILLMKELIILQKEKVALEIKKLQMELPSKPTENEM from the exons atgGCTACCAACACAAACAAAAAACGAAGTGAGAATTTCTCACCAGAGGAGACACTATTTCTAGTGGAACTAGTTGAAGAACATTTAAGTTTGCTCAAGTCTAAACAGACAAACCAAGTTACTAATGCTAAAAAAGCTGCTGTGTGGCGACATATTACGGACGCTGTCAATTCCAGAGGGTCGGGGGTAGTGCGTTCGATAGACCAGGTAAAGGAAAAATATAGAAAGGCCTGCTCGAAGGCAAAAGTGGAGAAACACCTCCAGAAGACTCACCGTGTCAAAACCGGAGGCGGTCCGCCTCCTCAGCCAATTGATCCGGTGTCGCAAAAAATATTAGATATCCACCACGATTCCCCCAACTTTATTGGGATCGGGGGAGGAGTTGAGGTCGGAGGCCTCATAATCCAAG AAGTACCAgctatacctacatgtatgttagagAAAGCTGAGAGTTCAG GTTTTCAAACCATCAATGAAGAGACAGTCACCTTTGAAG GCCAAGGTAGTACAGAGACAATTCTTCAACTCCCAGAAAATTTGGAAG gTAAAACAAAGAAGAGGAAAATTGGTCAGGAAAGTCTGCAAGATCTTCAGAAAAGTGTATTGAGAGAGGATAGGGAGAGGATCTTGCTAATGAAAGAACTTATTATATTGCAGAAAGAAAAAGTTgcattagaaattaaaaaactgCAGATGGAATTACCATCTAAGCCAACAGAAAATGAGATGTAG
- the LOC125683466 gene encoding uncharacterized protein LOC125683466, translating into MVFTKNKILWWICIEILILITFAIGVVIRVANDDYSDVDIIVTFSVLGFCLVLLVLTVACYFRSLDKETLKDTSSVKINILDQGKLWMKMKPVHKDFASDCAICLLPKDSTSHTIVQISCKHDYHDKCIEKCFQKTGNVQCPECRQDAIDHQTIQPTPV; encoded by the exons ATGGTATTCACAAAGAACAAAATATTGTGGTGGATTTGTATAGAAATCCTCATTTTGATTACTTTTGCCATTGGAGTTGTCATAAG AGTGGCAAACGATGATTATAGTGACGTGGACATTATTGTCACGTTCAGCGTCCTTGGGTTCTGTCTCGTTTTGTTGGTTCTAACTGTAGCTTGCTACTTCAGGTCACTTGACAAAGAAACTCTGAAG GATACCAGCAGTGTAAAAATCAACATTCTAGATCAAGGAAAACTTTGGATGAAGATGAAACCTGTTCATAAGGACTTTG CTTCCGACTGTGCAATATGTCTGCTTCCGAAAGACTCGACTTCCCACACCATTGTTCAAATCAGCTGCAAACATG ATTATCACGATAAATGTATTGAGAAATGTTTCCAAAAAACCGGGAATGTGCAATGCCCGGAGTGTCGCCAGGACGCCATTGATCATCAAACCATACAACCTACCCCCGTGTGA
- the LOC125683465 gene encoding uncharacterized protein LOC125683465, with product MDLSGNRFVLAITIEILTLFMYISCILINVFCGSKFTKRDIIFTAFVFSTSFTIFGITVFFACKSRTAYTLQTTNRKLYSRLHPGQRLHASDCAICLSPKEPASSSLARLSCNHDYHTKCIKECFEKTGDIRCPKCRQTSKDVSSLKSSRFRCLASLPKLQKFLNKKETFSYKESFV from the exons ATGGATCTGAGTGGAAATCGGTTTGTTTTAGCCATAACGATTGAGATTTTGACTCTGTTTATGTATATTTCCTGCATCCTGATCAACGT ATTCTGCGGCTCGAAATTCACAAAACGAGATATTATATTCACTGCTTTCGTGTTTAGTACCAGTTTTACTATCTTCGGAATAACAGTCTTCTTCGCCTGCAAATCCCGTACCGCTTACACTTTACAG ACCACAAACAGGAAGCTGTATAGCAGATTACATCCGGGACAGCGACTACATG CATCTGATTGTGCCATATGTTTATCACCAAAAGAACCAGCATCGTCTTCCTTAGCTCGCCTCAGCTGTAACCATG ATTATCACACCAAGTGCATCAAAGAATGCTTTGAGAAAACGGGAGATATCCGCTGTCCTAAATGTAGACAGACCTCCAAAGATGTTTCCTCCCTGAAATCCAGCAGATTCAGATGCCTAGCTTCCCTCCCTAAACTCCagaaatttttaaacaaaaaag